In Lolium rigidum isolate FL_2022 chromosome 3, APGP_CSIRO_Lrig_0.1, whole genome shotgun sequence, the genomic window TCAAGCGCTTTATTACGGCCCAATTCATCAGAGTGCACCCAACTCGGTACTCAGAGTAGCAGCCCTTTAATGCTGGCCCAGCCGGAACGAGTGGGCTGCCGCTGAGAATGTCGCCAGGTGATGTTTTCTTCAACGAAGTGATCTGAACCGACAAATGAGTAAATCGGACGGTTTAGAGTCGGAAAGCGCTGTGATTGCTCCTAACTAGACGCGTTTTACTGTTTACTAATTTTTCAAAAGTCCGAGAGCAActcatttttttttggaaagaaaATGGCAAGGCGGGTGCGTGTCACATTGTCACACAGTTTAATCTGAGCTAGAAATCTAGAATAGCAAGAGGAGGAACTCTTTTGAGCATCATCAACCTTCTAGCAAGTAGCAACTCGGGAAGAGGTTACCACCATCAACACTGTAACAAATCGGAAAATGGAAACGTGTGTTGAGCTAAATTCGGATTTCAGTACTCCGTAGAATCCATGGCAGTGTAATTAGCACCGCGGATGCTGCACTAATGAAATCTAAGGGTAAAGAGTCTTGTTGATTATGGTAACAGGGTATTACAACCTCgtgcagtgaggttatcaatgccAGGTGGATCATCTAATGTCCACGCTGCACATTGTCTCTTGTACCCATTTGGCATAACTAATGAGCTGACCTATTGTCAACTCCTTTCACATGGTGTTGCACTCTTATGAAGACCGCCACGAGCGATACTCCATATGTCCTAAATTATCGGCGACTAGACTCCAAACAGAATTCAATCTTAGCAGGGCATCGATGATCACAGAATTGTCAGATTCCAGCATGAATGACATTTGAACCAAAATATCTGGCGATCTTCGCACCTTCAAGAACATCTTGGGTTTCAACTTTCATCGTAAGCAGTATATAAGACTAGACGACTACTCGACTTGTCCCCGGCAATCTCGAGCAATATTCCAACAGTCTCTTTGCTACACATATTGCACCAAAACATAAAGACTGCAAAATACGAGGTTTATCTGTTCATTTTAGATGAACGAGCTTATCTGTCGAGAACGGGTGGAAGTGTGTTAAACTGTTCCTGCACTCCCATTGTTGCCCTAAGTTAAGCACCGCAAGTACCCCGactccctctcctccgcccatctCTCAACCCACATGCGGCACGCACCACAAATAGAAGTGCAATGTAAAACCAATGACCCTCGGAATGTCTTCTAAATACACAAGACACAAGGCAGCAGAGGCTCCATCCAATTCAACATGGCCAAAGCTAGTCTGCGCTCGACGACTATGCTGGGCGTGTCGCTCGTGGCTCTCCTCCTCCTGATCGCCGTCCAAGAGGCCGCCCCCGGAGTAATCAACTACGATGCCATGCGCGCCGACCACATCCCCGGCAAGTCGGAGCTTGTCCACCCCGGTGCCACCGCCAACAAGTACACGCCAGGGTGTGGTTCGCTCGCCGGTTGCAGGGATGGGAACGCCAAGCCATCTGAGCCTATGTAGGCAGTGCCTAGTCACCATATGGTGGGGCATCCTCCAATGGCTCGTGTCAATCGTCTCTCCAGCCGCATCATTTTTTTTCCGTGATGtacaagagagaaaaagaaaagaaaagagggaCGCGAGGCTATGTTTATGGAGGCAGGAAAAATCATCATTTTCATGATATAGGACACCATGTATCTAGAGAGAATACATAAACTTCATTTATAATTTTCAAAAAGAAAGGATATTTTTGTATTCTatccctctttttttttctgaGCCGCTACGTCTCCGCAAGAAAACAAATATGCATCCTTCAGTTGCCAAACCGTTTGACCAGGTAATTAGTTGGTTGTGTGCATTCTTAATTGATGTAGAGACTATGTTACTCCCCTGTCCCACGAAATATGTCAAATGTTtattaaaatttgaatgtatccaaACATTAGGTACATTTAAAATTTAACAAACCTTTGACATGTTTTGCCGGACGGAGTGAGTAATAAAGTTTCTATTTATTTGAAGGAAAATGACCTGCTTCAGGTGGGGGAGAGAACGTCTTGATACCCCGCTTCACTTCCGAACACGCATGACGCATGCCTCTTTTGTTCTCATGGCACACCACGTGTTCCAAGCATATCCACATAAAATGATCTAGCCAAAAGCCTTAGGGCATCTCTACCGGGCTGCCCAAACTGACGATTCAAATGGTTCGATTCTGTTTGTTTAGATCGGCCTATGAATAAAATTTTGGTCACGGTCCAACCTACAAGGCAAGCGTGCACATCTGCGCGATCCATTGTGTCGGGAGATGGCGACTTGACCCACTGACGGCAGTCAAACAAATGaactgaattttaaataaagttcaaAAATACACAAACATTGCTATTGAACTCTAATTTTCAATGTcgctgtcttcttcatcatcgaacGGAGACAAGGTCGCTTCCATGCGCGCCTACGGCGGGCGCGGGCGGACACGCGCCCTCTCCATGTAGAGGCATTGGTTCCCAAAATTTGGTGGCTGATGGGTAGCGCTGGACGGGTCGGTCCGTTTGGGTCGTCCCTCTGGAGCGTGCACGACCGGTCCACCTGTCCGCACGTATCGGTTCGGATAGGCCATGACCGAGTGGGTCGCccagctggagatgcccttatccctTCACACTCCGTCTTACTACCATGCCATCACTTAGTTGACCCAAAAAAACACCTCCTCACCTGGATTTGCTACACAGACGGCGACCTTCCCGGACCTCCTCTCACCAACATCCTCTAAGTCCCCATCTACGGTCTTCCGCATCTCTGCCCCTCCCATCTCCGGCGACAACCGCCCCATCTTCCTCGCATGCTCTGCCCACATGTAGGACAGTACCCCCGCCCCCATAGCTTGGATCCCCACACCCTCCCCTCGCCGACATTGTACCCAACCATTGTCACCACAATGATGATGATggcactcactcctcatcatgctcTTGGAAAAGGGAGAGGTCTAGCAAGTGATACTGCTTGGTGGTGCTGCTAGCGGCGACCACCGGTGCTGCAAGGAGCTGAGTGGGCGGCGCCGCTGCTAGCAGTGGGCGTTGGTCCCATATAGGAGCCTGTTGAAAGGGTTTTTGGGTGTTTGTGTTGGGTGAAAAACAATGTTAACTATTAAATTGGAACCCGTCTTTTCGTAACAAGGTGGTGAACCTAGCGGAAAACACCAGGATCAAGGAAAAAAAATTAATCTGAACTTTGAATGATGTTGATTTTGAACTTTGTAATTTTTTGTTGAATTTGAACTACTATGAGAAGTTTGTATGTTATCCCAAATTTGTTTGTCATTGTCAATGTGTTTTATTGCAAGTTTTCTACGGGCATGTCCCTAGTTGCTTagcactactcagttttgccgtcGATGGGTTGGTCAACGGACTTATCTACGGGGCCAACGGATGGGGGTTTACCAAGGTCATGGCTTAAACAATAGAAAAGGTTGTCGAAATGAGGCAAATTTTGGTACACACGTGTATCTTGGAATGAGCCACAATATGATGTAGGCCAAGATGGATTTAGTCCCAAGGGTTTTCATTTTCTAAGAGCCTAAACATTgttttagctagggttagggttagttttAGACACAACTAATTAAAAAATCAAAACATAGTGCCACCATTGCATGGAGTCTTGTTGTGTTACCTACGACCTAGGAAAATTAGGATAGCCTGCAAAAGCACACCCGAAATTAATCTACAGTTTAACAGTTTCATGATTAAAATGCATGGATATACACCAAATATTCTCTGAGCATATAGTCAGTATAATAATATATAGTGGTACAGATCATAAATAAAGACAACAACAGCATTTCAGAACCTATCTCAAGCCCCAAATTTTGTAATTCTCAAGAGAAAAATGTGGAAGAGAGAGAACATACCTGTATAGCGGTGCCAGTGTGCAAACGGTTCAATCTGAGTATATGATCCAACAAAAAGAATCAGTGCCACTCGACCCACACAACGTAAAACCATTAGGGAAAAAGTGGATAATGTACATGCACTCTCATCTAGACATTTCTATAATCAAGCCATAAATACAAAGAAAAAATACAATTAGGTGAAAATCTAGCTAGCCAACTAAAATAAATATACATGAAAGTTGACAGAGAAAATGGAGATGGGGGATCAAGATGGGTGAGGGAACTGGCTCAAGAATTGAGACAATGTTATCATCTTGCAATGTGCGGTCTGAAGGAGTATGGATAGTCCTGCAACCTTCAATCGTTCCAACAAAAAAACATGATTTTCGATGCTATAGCCCTTTAGGAGTGGAAGGAAAGAAGCTGACTGCATCCTCATAATAAATCAGAACACCTTCTGCACAATCAACTTAATTCTGATACAAGAACAAATCAAGATCCATTCTCATATTGGGGATTAATCAACATATACATGTAATTAAGGGAATACGTTgaagccgagatcggtggaatagcaatggtggtcggatcttggttatgaggtggaattggcttggtacTTTGTGACTTGAAACAACGACTGGTATGAAGGGGCGACTGCACAAGAGAAGTTCAGAATCTTATCTCTCAGGGTGAAATCCAAGGTCTGATCTTAACTGGTTATGTctgacaatgttcttgttgaagacattgttttgagagtgaggacttttcttcaggatgaaaacctaagatatatgatcgggcgacgacagcgtCACTGTTTCTTCTTAGAGCCGTCGCTTATGaagaagctgatcttctggtgttgttttGGTGATGTCAGTCTTGCTGTTTCAAGTTATGGATCTCTGTAgcggaatttttcttttttcttatttataatttttttttggttgtgttcatcctttatgccattagggcatgatgttATTGCAGAGGCTGGGCGTAATTGGTATCTACGCGATATTAGTATATGCTTTTATCGAAAAATTAGGGGAGTAAGAGCattttcagtcgcgtcccccaaaagtTTTTGGGGGGTGCCGAACATTTTATCATCCCCAGTCGCGCGCTCCAAAGGCTATTTCCGCCCGGCGTGACCCTATATGCTGTCCGGCGTCCCAAACTCGTTCCCGCTCCACAAGGAACGCTCCAGGGACATCGGACATAGCGAGAAGCGAGGTGATTGGCGGACCTGACGTGTCATTAACACATGAACAAATTTGGAAGGTGCGTTTGGGGAACACGACTGGGCAGCGACGCCCCAAACACGATACGAAGAAACATCGTCCCCAAACACTAAATCCGAAGTGCTTTAAGAAATGTTTTGGagaactgaagatgctctaactacACCTTCAGATAGAATGAAGAGGCCAATGTGGATTCCCAAAGAAGGTGCCCTACCACAATCATCGCGTTAACTGCACAACAGTAATCATGGGAGCCATTGAATAGATGCAATCCACCTGCAGTCTGCATGCCATATAAAACAGAGAGAATTACTTATTTGACCCTATTTAAAATTTAACTTCCTTTCTTGGCTTTGGAAAAAAATTCTTCCCTTTTTAACACTAAATCTTTTATATAACCCTCCGGTCAACTCTGTTAGTTGTTGCCGTTAACCTTACTTTTCTTGGACTAAAATACCCCTACTTCAATCGGCACTGAAAAAAGAAGACCCGGGTCCGACACGGACCGACCCATCCATCCCAGTCGCTTCCCCTCTCGACCAAACTGCTCAGGCCGACTCCCCTCTGGCCCTCTCGACGAAACGGAACCGGCGGCGGCAGCATAGACCCCGTCGGCGTCTCGTCGGCCTGCCAGACCACAGCACACGCGAGCGCGATGGCTGTGGCGCGCGCGCCCGCGTCCTCCCGCCGGTGCTTCGCCGTGCTGCTGACGGTGGCCACGCCATTCACCGGACGGTCGGCGAATTGCTGCCGACCGGGCTAACACAGCCACATAACTGCATTCAGTAATCGAGATTCACAGAGTACACACGCTCACAGCTTCATGTCCTCTGTATTAATTCCttggcaaaacaaaacaaaagaacggTACAGTGTCGACAGTCAACCACAGTTTGCACGTGTTACTAGTACATTCAAATCGGTACTGTGACCAAATGTTCGATTCTTAATTTAGTCCAATAACCTTGACCAAATATATCATGGCACTTCTACTATTTTGGTCACATATTGCACCAGGGGTAAAATCATCATCTTAGGTATCTAGTTAACCCCATTGGTGCTCAAATTGCACTAGAGGGCCATATATGGAATCAAAGGAAGATTTAGTGTCAGAAGGGAAGAATTTTTTCCAGGGCCAAGAAAAGAAGTCAAATTTCAACTAGggacaaataaggaattctctctataAAACGGGAACCATGAAGCCGATACTATGAGGCTCACCTTGGAGCTGCCATGAGAAAGCAATGTTGTTCCCGGTAGATCAATGatctatttgtattttttattccTTTTGGGTCTCTTTGTATCGTTGttaatgattattaatagattggtggAATTTCACGAAAAAAAGGTGTGGAGATGCAAGGACGGAAGATGAGGGAAGTATTATGTAATGCTTAGGCAACACTACAATGTCCAATCAATTGGAACTAAAAGGCCCAAGTTTACAGGTTGTTAGTGCGGTGATTACGGGGGGATAGGAAGAGTATACTGACCTCATTCCAGAAGAGATTATGGGGGAAGTAGAGGTTGTTAATTGGAACTGATTCCACATTCTTTGATTTCTCGGAGGAATCACGAAGAAAAGTTGTGGCATCAGTAGGTTCTGAAGTCTAAGAGTTGTTGTGTGCAGACCTCATTCCAGAAGAGAATCGATAAACACATGGGCTGATAGCGGCAACATTTTGGTCGCTACTGTTTTGTCCCAATTTCTTTCAGTTGATTAATGTCATTGATTTCTCGGATGAATCATGAAGCGCTAAGGGTAGCGGACTGGAACTTCCTGCCTGAGAAGATTGGGCATAGGGTTGATCCTTGGTTGGGACTATTCTTGGCCTCAGCAAGTAGATTGGAGCTAACCAATTCTTGCTTGTCGAGCCTACCTTTGTTTGCCATGAGCCTCTATGTGCTTTTCGACAACACCCATAAGGCCATGGACAAACCGAGAGCCTGCTTCTTTTGGGAGGAGTGGGCAACAAACGTAAATATCACATGGTAGACTAGGCTATGGTGTGCAAACCTAAGACGTTTGGGGGATTGTGAATCCTTAACACCAAACTTATGAACATCGCATTGATGCTCAAATGAATTTGGAAACTCTACCAAGACACGGATGGTCTGTGGATAGACATCATCCATGCAAAATACCTTGTGGGTCGGGACCTTTTTGATGGTAGGATTCCAACTCGGGGTTCCCAATTCTGGAATTCCATACAAAAGATCAAATGGTACTTCAAGTTGGGAGCCAAACACGACGTGCGCAATGGGAGACACACCAGGTTTTGGTTGGACTAGTGGGCAGGTAGGGGACCCTTCATGGCCAGATTTCCCCTCGTATTTAGTTGTTGCACTGATCCGTTGATCTCAATGTTTGATGCTAGACCATGAGAAGGGAATCCCGAAGTTTGGGGGCTCGAGTTTAGGAGACGGTTTTTTTCTGGCAGAGGCTGTCGAGTGGGACAACCTGTGCCGAGAAGTCACAGGCTGGCAACCAGGGATTGAGGATGACAAGGTTTCCTGGTCACTCGACGCATTCGAGAACTTCACGTCCAAATCGTTCTACCTAGGACTGACGTAGGGAGCGGCGGTCACCTGCTTCAAAGAAGTTTGGCGCACCAGGGTTCCCCCCAAGGTCAAGGTGTTCTTGTGGCAATTGATCCCGGGTCGTCTTCCCTCTTGTGAGCAGATTGCCAAGCGACAAGGATCTTCGGATGGACGGTGTGCACTTTGCCTGGAGATTGAAGATTGCAACCATATCTTCTTCTCCTGTCCCATCGCCAAACTGATGTGGGCTGGAGTTAGGGAACTCCTGCACTGTGACTGGAACCCCGATGGGCCGGGGGAGTTCATTGCAATCGCTTAGGGCCTATATGCCCCCCTTCGTAAGCTAGTTTGGTTTACGTTCACAGCTCAATGTTGAACCTTGTGGACCATTCGAAACAAACTAACCATTGAAGGAAAGATGATCGGGATTCCCAGCTGATGTCTTTTACCGAATATTGATCCATATGCATtactggagggttctggtcagacaaaGGGACCGGACAATGTTGGACGTGGCGGTGGACGACGTCAGGAGACTCTACGTAAGGTTGCGGGCTGAGTAGCGGAGGACCCCGAGCGGATGCTCGACCATGGACTTGCTCTCTTCTCTATCTAGTTTGGTTGGGTGTGTGTGGGCTTGTATCCGTTCATCACTAGCTATCAGTGTCAGTTTGTCTCCTGGACCTGGGTTGGA contains:
- the LOC124695209 gene encoding uncharacterized protein LOC124695209, which codes for MAKASLRSTTMLGVSLVALLLLIAVQEAAPGVINYDAMRADHIPGKSELVHPGATANKYTPGCGSLAGCRDGNAKPSEPM